A genomic window from Diceros bicornis minor isolate mBicDic1 chromosome 35, mDicBic1.mat.cur, whole genome shotgun sequence includes:
- the SLC25A1 gene encoding tricarboxylate transport protein, mitochondrial isoform X2 encodes MDAPRALAAAAPAPGKAKLTHPGKAILAGGLAGGIEICITFPTEYVKTQLQLDERSHPPRYRGIGDCVRQTVRSHGVRGLYRGLSSLLYGSIPKAAVRFGMFEFLSNHMRDAQGRLDSTRGLLCGLGAGVAEAVVVVCPMETIKVKFIHDQTSSNPKYRGFFHGVREIVREQGLKGTYQGLTATVLKQGSNQAIRFFVMTSLRNWYRGDNPNKPMNPLITGVFGAIAGAASVFGNTPLDVIKTRMQGLEAHKYRNTWDCGLQILRNEGLKAFYKGTVPRLGRVCLDVAIVFVIYDEVVKLLNKVWKTD; translated from the exons ATGGACGCGCCCCGCGCTCTGGCGGCCGCCGCGCCGGCCCCCGGGAAAGCCAAGCTGACGCACCCGGGGAAGGCGATCCTGGCAG GCGGCCTGGCGGGCGGCATCGAGATTTGCATCACCTTCCCCACCGAATACGTGAAGACGCAGCTGCAGCTGGACGAGCGCTCGCACCCCCCGCGCTACCGGGGCATCG GGGACTGCGTACGGCAGACTGTCCGCAGCCATGGTGTCCGGGGCCTGTACCGAGGCCTCAGCTCCCTACTCTACGGCTCCATCCCCAAGGCGGCAGTCAG gtTCGGGATGTTCGAGTTCCTCAGCAACCACATGCGGGACGCCCAGGGACGGCTGGACAGCACACGCGGGCTGCTGTGCGGCCTGGGCGCCGGCGTGGCCGAGGCCGTGGTGGTCGTGTGTCCCATGGAGACCATCAAG GTAAAGTTCATCCATGACCAGACCTCCTCCAACCCCAAATACAGAGGATTCTTCCATGGAGTCAGAGAGATTGTGCGGGAACAAG GGCTGAAGGGGACATACCAGGGCCTCACAGCCACCGTCCTGAAGCAGGGATCCAACCAGGCCATCCGCTTCTTTGTCATGACATCTCTGCGCAACTGGTACAGAG GGGACAACCCCAACAAGCCCATGAACCCGCTGATCACCGGAGTGTTCGGAGCTATTGCAGGCGCAGCCAGTGTCTTTGGGAACACTCCTCTGGATGTGATCAAGACCCGGATGCAG GGCCTGGAGGCACACAAATACCGGAACACGTGGGACTGCGGCTTGCAGATCCTGAGGAATGAGGGGCTCAAGGC ATTCTACAAGGGCACGGTCCCCCGCCTGGGCCGGGTCTGCCTGGATGTGGCCATTGTGTTCGTCATCTACGATGAGGTGGTGAAGCTGCTCAACAAAGTGTGGAAGACTGACTGA
- the SLC25A1 gene encoding tricarboxylate transport protein, mitochondrial isoform X1 produces the protein MDAPRALAAAAPAPGKAKLTHPGKAILAGGLAGGIEICITFPTEYVKTQLQLDERSHPPRYRGIGDCVRQTVRSHGVRGLYRGLSSLLYGSIPKAAVRFGMFEFLSNHMRDAQGRLDSTRGLLCGLGAGVAEAVVVVCPMETIKVKFIHDQTSSNPKYRGFFHGVREIVREQGLKGTYQGLTATVLKQGSNQAIRFFVMTSLRNWYRGDNPNKPMNPLITGVFGAIAGAASVFGNTPLDVIKTRMQILQGHGPPPGPGLPGCGHCVRHLR, from the exons ATGGACGCGCCCCGCGCTCTGGCGGCCGCCGCGCCGGCCCCCGGGAAAGCCAAGCTGACGCACCCGGGGAAGGCGATCCTGGCAG GCGGCCTGGCGGGCGGCATCGAGATTTGCATCACCTTCCCCACCGAATACGTGAAGACGCAGCTGCAGCTGGACGAGCGCTCGCACCCCCCGCGCTACCGGGGCATCG GGGACTGCGTACGGCAGACTGTCCGCAGCCATGGTGTCCGGGGCCTGTACCGAGGCCTCAGCTCCCTACTCTACGGCTCCATCCCCAAGGCGGCAGTCAG gtTCGGGATGTTCGAGTTCCTCAGCAACCACATGCGGGACGCCCAGGGACGGCTGGACAGCACACGCGGGCTGCTGTGCGGCCTGGGCGCCGGCGTGGCCGAGGCCGTGGTGGTCGTGTGTCCCATGGAGACCATCAAG GTAAAGTTCATCCATGACCAGACCTCCTCCAACCCCAAATACAGAGGATTCTTCCATGGAGTCAGAGAGATTGTGCGGGAACAAG GGCTGAAGGGGACATACCAGGGCCTCACAGCCACCGTCCTGAAGCAGGGATCCAACCAGGCCATCCGCTTCTTTGTCATGACATCTCTGCGCAACTGGTACAGAG GGGACAACCCCAACAAGCCCATGAACCCGCTGATCACCGGAGTGTTCGGAGCTATTGCAGGCGCAGCCAGTGTCTTTGGGAACACTCCTCTGGATGTGATCAAGACCCGGATGCAG ATTCTACAAGGGCACGGTCCCCCGCCTGGGCCGGGTCTGCCTGGATGTGGCCATTGTGTTCGTCATCTACGATGA